One Coprobacter fastidiosus genomic window, AATAATTTTGTAATCAGAAATCTTAACAAAAAAAATAGAAAGCTATGGATCACAAATTTTTCCGGGAAAAAGGAGTAAACGATGTTTCATGTATAACCGAAACAACTACTGAGCTTTTCTCACATTCTTGCAAAAATAGTACTATACTGATTTTTTCTGAACTTATAACAGTAAATAATTAAATAAGAATCACTATGAGAAATAAAATTTTATATACGTTTATTGCATTAGTTATAAATATCCCTTTTATTATGGCACAAGAAAAAATCAAACAAACGGCCGGACGTGATCAATTGGGAGAATTTGCTCCTAAATTTGCAGAACTTAATGACGATGTTCTTTTCGGTGAGGTGTGGAGTCGTACTGACAAACTCGGGCTACGTGACCGGAGTCTGGTTACGATCACATCCCTTATCAGTCAAGGTATTACAGATAATTCTCTGATTTTCCATCTTCAATCAGCAAAGAAAAATGGAATTACACGAACTGAAATTGCCGAAATTATCACTCATATCGGCTTTTATGCAGGTTGGCCAAAAGCTTGGGCTGCCTTCAACCTCGCAAAAGAGGTATGGGCAAAAGACAGTGTCGGCAACGACGCAAAAGCCAAATTTCAGCGTGAAATGATTTTCCCTATTGGAGAGCCAAACACCGCATACGCTCAATATTTTATAGGTAACAGCTATCTTGCTCCTATTTCACGCGAGCAGGTAAATATATCCAATGTTACATTCGAACCTCGTTGCCGCAATAACTGGCATATCCACCGTGCAACAGATGGTGGTGGACAAATGCTCATCGGAGTAGCCGGACGTGGCTGGTATCAAGAAGAAGGGAAACCGGCAGTAAAAATTCTTCCCGGAACAATTATTCATATTCCCGCGAATGTCAAACACTGGCACGGAGCTGCATCCGATAGCTGGTTTGCCCACCTTGCGTTCGAAATTCCCGGTAAGGATGCTTCCAACGAATGGCTTGAACCTGTTTCAGATAAAGAATATGAAAAACTTGACCGGTCGGAATAAATTCTAAGAGCCTGTCTAAATCTTGTTCGGATCAAGTTTGATAGAAATCCGCATGAATAGTCGGTTTTTCTCTTGAGATACTGTATAAAAAGTCATATAGGGGAAAAGAGAGTAAAATTTTGTTAATTAGTAAGAAGCAATTACTTACGGTTATCCAAATCCAAGAGATATAATACCGGAGACTACAACTCCGCAGCCAAAGTTTTCTGTTCAACAACATAGAAGACTGGATTAGCAGAGATAATCAGTATACGCCTGATAGATTTGTTAATAGACAAATTTATCAGGCGTATTCCGATAAATACAGTATAATACAACCGGTAATAATGCGACAGGACGTAAGGCCTATTCGCCCGAACTCTACTTTTACGATTACTTGAACCGAATAGGTTGTGAAATAAAAGCTTGTACAGTCCAAAAGGGGTATTCCTGTTTTCATTCCTATTTTAGAATGAAAACAGATGAATTATTATTTGTTTTTGAGTTTTTATACAATCTCTCAAGAGAAAATTAAATGGTGTGTTGTTTCATTTGGCTGAATACTTTATTAAACTTTAAAACGAAGAGTGAACCGACTACCTTTTCCCAATTCACTATCTACAGTCAATGTTCCGTTATGGGCTTCGACAAAATCTTTAGATATAGATAACCCCAAACCGCTACCTTGCACCTTTGTTCCGGGAACTCGGAAATAACGGTCGAATATGCTTTGATGATAACGGGGATCTATTCCCTTACCAAAATCTTGTACATAAATTTCCACAATATCGCCCTCTTGTTTCGCTCCGATAATTATACGTCCGTTTTGCGGAGTATAGCGTATTGCATTACTTAATAAATTCGTGATCACCCAAGCAATCTTTTCACTATCAACAAACAGCTTGCTGATCTTTTCTGGATATTCGACTTCTATCTGGCAACCGAATTTATCTGCCTGAACCTTATTTGCTTTTATCGCATATTCTATCAATTCTATCGGTTTTGTTATTTTAGGCATCAGTTGCAACCGGCCGGTCTCGACCTGAGTCATATTCAACAACTCTCCCGTGATACTCAAAAGCCGGTTACTATTTTCTTTTATGCTCTCAGAAAGTTGTTTCTGCTCATCATTCAGTTCTCCAACCCGATTGTCTTCTAATAGTTTAAGACTCATTAAAATCGCCGAAATAGGAGTCTTCAACTCATGAGATATAGTAGAGATAAGCGTTGTCTTTGCCGAATCCCGCTCTTTAAACTCCGTGATATTATTCAACAAAATAATATTTCCTATGTTCTTCTGTTCATTTTCACCGGCTTCAACAATCCGAATCGGAATATATTTTGCCTGAAAATAACTTTCTTTATTATCTGCATATATCTTCAGAGGTTCTTGTTTTTCATTCGGAGACACCAACTCTTTCACTAAACGACGAAGCAGATCATTTTTTAACGCAACTTCTGTTGCCGAACGATATAACAAATCACCTTTTTTCAAATGCAACAAATTAAGAGCTTCTTCATTGACAAATACAATCTGCATCTCTTCATTCAAACCTATAATAGGTTCTGTGATACTATTTACAATCGCCTCGATGTATTTTTTCCCCGACAAAATATCGGATATTGAACTATCATGAAACTCTTCAAGCCTTTCTGCCATTTTATTAAAAGAAGCCGCAACACCGCCGAACTCTACACCCAACCCAGTTGGTAGCCTTTTTTTATAATTCTGATCAGCAACTTCTTGAATTCCTTTGATCAACTCTTTTATCGGCTTAACGATATATTTAGGGAAATAGGCTAAAAGACCTATGGAAACCAAAATACAGAAAACGAACAAAACAGAAATCCATAATAGAGAGTTCTCCGCCGCCGCTTCCGCCATCTGGTTTTTATGAGAAATAGATATCATATTCAACTCCATGATACGATATAAATCGGCACGCATTTTCCCGATAGATTTTCGATCCAGATTCTTTTGATATTCTTCTAAATGCTCCTTCAAAATACGGGTTGCCTGCAATTCGTCTGTTTCTGTAATATTTTTCTCCTGCAACCTAAAATTTTCAATAAAAACATCTAAAGCGGCAGGATCTGAATCGATCTTTTCCAATGCCACAAGCATACTACGGGCATAATTCAGAGAATTATTATTCGCATCATAAATATTTCTTGAATTCCGGTCTAATTCATATACCGAACTTATGGCAAGCGTACCTAACATAAGAATCATCGCAAAAAGGATGCAAATGCCTAACGTAAGTTTATTTTTTATTCTCATACTCTTTCAGATTTTGAAATCCAAATCTAAGCCAAAATAATTAAATCTATATTGGAAGTTGATAAAAAGTCCACTAATTTTTTATAATTCATAATAGAAAAGATTGCCGAGAAAAAGGATAATTCAGGTTTTCCTATACAACATTTAGTAATATGATTATTTGCACATGTTTCTATAATTCCGTCTATTACATTTGACTTCTGCAACTGAATTACTTCTCCCCCAAGTTCCGTCGCCAATTTAAAATGATTCAACAAGTGACGCTGCACCGCCAGCGGAATTCTGTCGGCACTTTCTTTCGGTGTCTGAACATATAAAACCGAGAACTGCGTATTATGATGAATTGCCAACCGTGCAGCTTTCCGTATCAGCTTACGAGGTGTTTTTTCATTGGTACTAATACACACTAATATTTTTTCATGTCTTACTCCTACATTACCTACTACGACTTCATCTTCGACTTTTTTTGCGACACGCAAAGCGACCTCTTTCAATGCCAGCTCTCTCAATTGTAAAATATTATCGGCATTAAAAAAATGGGACAACGCCCACTCCACTTTATCCGAACGATATATCTTCCCTGCCTTCAGACGTGCCAAAAGTTCTTCTGCCGTCAAGTCTATATTTACGACTTCATCGGCTTCTTCCAAAACGCTATCCGGAATACGCTCTTTTACTTCTATTCCCGATATTCGCTGAATTTCATCGTTCAACGCCTCTATATGCTGGATATTAACCGCACTGATTACATTGATTCCCTCATCAAGAAGCTGAAGGACATCTTGCCACCTTTTTTCATTCAGGCTTCCCTCCACATTAGTATGCGCCAATTCATCGACGATTACAATTTCAGGACGTATCCGGATAATCGCTTCCACATCCATTTCTTCCAATTCCTTGCCTTTATAAAAGATTTTCCGACGTGGTATTACGGGAAGCCCTTTCAACTGTGCATCCGTATCTGTACGACCATGAGTCTCAACGTAACCGATCTGTACATCTACACCGCTTTCCAACAATTGGTGCGCTTCCTGAAGCATTCGATAAGTTTTCCCTACTCCAGCAATCATGCCGATATATATCTTAAACTTACCCCGTCTCGATTGCTTTATTAAATCTAAAAAATGCTGGACACTTTTTTCTTTATCCATCTCCACCGCTTTATAAAATACATATACCCCCGGTGTCGCTAATCACCGAGGGGTATAAACAAAACATATTTAAATAGAACAACACAACTTTATCATCGTATAGTAATCCCGAAAACGAAATGTACGTCTTCACGATTAGGATTCCAAATTACTTGCGTATAAACCGGCAAGGAAAAACGCTCATTAAAATGGATCTCCTTTGTCGCTTTCAATGACACATTCGTAACGGCAAAATCATCATTTTTATATTGTTCTGAACGCCAAGGACTACAACCGACGGCAGCATTCAACTGTACCCCCTTAACGGTAAAAGGATACCCGAATTCCATATAAGAAGAATAAGCGTTGACACGGCTACCATCAGAAATCGTCTTACGGTCACCTCCTGCAAACATCGTATACCAAGAAATACTTAACGGAAATTTCTCAACCGGAAGCGCATAGGACAATCCCGCTTCAAAAATATGATCTGTAGTGTGATTATCAAAATTGAAATAGTTATTTTTACCATTTTCTCGATCATTATAAATACCAGACTGACCTGCCCACCACAAATCGGCAACAGAAATAGTCAAACCGGCAATAGAATAAGCAGCCGTAATATCGGCTTCTTTATGACCTTGTCCTGTAAAATCGACACTACCCCATGCTGTCAGAGAAAACCCGGCTACTTGAAGACCTAATGTAGGCTGAACAGCAGCACCAGACTGGTACATACCCCTCCAAATATAAGAACTTACTAAATCTCCCTGTACATTAAAACTTACTCCTTTATTTTCTTCTTGTGCTTTGAGAACTACGGGAGATATAACACTCAACAATATAATTATAAACTTTTTCATTTCCAATTTTCTTATCTTTGATATATTCTATTATTAATATTAATTATTTATTTTGTTGGTCCAACGCAACGTTCAGTTTCAAGACATTTACTTTTGCCGTTCCGAAAAGTCCTAATAATGGAGCTTCGGTATTTTCCTCTACAATTTTACGGACCTTATCTTCTTGCATACCCCGAGCTTTTGCTACTCGTTTTATTTGCACTTCTGCACTTTGCGGTGTTATGTGAGGATCAAGTCCCGAACCGCTGGCTGTTACCATTTCTGCAGGTACTTCATTCCGTTTTAAATAAGGGTGATGCACCAAAAAAGTATCAATACGCACTTCTACTTCTTCGAGATATTCGGGATTTGTAGGACCTTTATTACTTCCGGCAGACGCATCTGCTGTATAATCGGCAGCAGAAGGACGTCCCCAAAAGTAAATATCCTTAGTAAATTTTTGTCCGACATTCGCCGCTCCAACGACTTTTCCATCCAACGTCACAACTTCGGCATTTCCGTTTCCCGGTCCTGCTACTTTGGCAAAAGCCCATAAAACGAAGATGTAGCATAAAGAAAAGAATACACAGAATACCAGCGTTATCTTTATCGATTTCCAAACTATTGATTTCATCTCTATCATTATTATTTAAAAGAATAAACTTACAAACATATCTATCAATTTAATTCCTATAAAAGGCACGATAATACCTCCAAGTCCGTATATCAACAGATTTCTGCGAAGAAGAGCGGATGCTCCTATTGGCTTATACGTTACACCCTTCAAAGCCAGAGGAATTAACGCCGGAATAATCAATGCATTGAATATCACTGCCGAGAGGATAGCCGTTTCAGGACTATGCAGATTCATTATATTTAACGCTGCAAGTTGCGGAATGGCAATCATGAACAGAGCCGGGACAATTGCAAAATATTTTGCCACATCATTCGCAATAGAGAAAGTTGTCAAAGTTCCACGTGTCATCAACAACTGTTTTCCTATCTCCACGATTTCTATCAATTTTGTAGGGTCGTTGTCCAAATCTACCATATTACCGGCTTCTTTAGCAGCTTGTGTCCCACTATTCATAGCAACACCGACATTAGCCTGTGCCAGAGCAGGAGCGTCATTTGTTCCGTCTCCCATCATTGCAACCAACTTGCCGCTGTTTTGCTCTTTCTTGATATATTCCATCTTATCTTCCGGTTTAGCTTCTGCAATATAATCATCAACTCCGGCTTTTGCTGCAATATATTTAGCTGTAAGAGGATTATCCCCGGTCACCATAACGGTCTTCACTCCCATTTTACGCAGACGTTCAAAACGTTCTTGTATTCCCGGCTTAATAATATCTTGCAACTCAATAACTCCTACTACTTTGCGATCTACACTGACAACCAAAGGAGTTCCCCCGTTACTTGAAATCACATTGACCAATTCTTCGGCATCTTTCGGGAATGTATATCCGGCTTGAGTAGTAATCGTACGGATTGCATCAAAAGAACCCTTTCTGATCTGCATACCGTCTTTCATATCTACTCCTGAACACTTTGTTTCGGCAGTAAACCGGATCATCCGTTCTACCATCATACCTTGTCTTGAAGCATTTACATCAAGCCCTTTACCTAACTCAACGATAGATTTGCCTTCCGGTGTTTCATCAGAAAGTGAAGAGAGCACACACCATGAAACAAATGTTTTAAAATCTACCGAAGCATCTGTACAATACATTTTCGTCGCTTTCCGGTTACCGATCGTTATCGTACCCGTTTTATCCAAAAGTAATGTGTCTATATCACCGGCAGTCTCAACAGCTTTACCTGATTTCGTAATCACATTAGCCCGCAAAGCACGATCCATACCGGCTATACCAATTGCAGAAAGCAATCCTCCGATCGTCGTAGGGATAAGACAGACAAACAGTGCGATAAGTGATCCGACTGCAATTGTAGCACCGCTATAATCTGCAAACGGTTTTAAGGTTACACAAACAATCACAAAAACAAGAGTAAATCCTGCCAACAATATAGTCAAAGCTATTTCATTCGGTGTTTTTTTACGAGAAGCCCCCTCAACAAGGGCAATCATCTTATCCAAAAAACTTTCACCGGGACGACTCGTCACCAAAACTTTTATAACATCGGAAAGGACCTTAGTACCGCCTGTTACAGAACTCTTATCTCCTCCGGCTTCACGAATGACTGGGGCACTTTCTCCAGTTATTGCACTCTCATCGATAGAAGCCAAACCTTCGATAATTTCCCCGTCTGCCGGAATAACATCTCCGGCTTCGCACAAAAAGATATCTCCTTTTTTCAATTCAGAACTCGGTACGACTTTAATTTTATCTCCAGACAACCTCTTTGCCGGAGTTTCCTCTCTTGTCTTTCTCAAACTATCGGCTTGAGCTTTCCCTCTTGCTTCGGCTATCGCTTCTGCAAAATTGGCAAACAGTAAAGTCACAAACAAGATTATAAATAAAGTCATGTTATACCCAAATGAACCCTGAGTAGGATCAACTAACGAATAGAACGTTATAGGCAACATTAATAGCGTAACGACTTCGACAGTGAACATGATCGGATTTTTAATCATCATGCGCGGATCGAGTTTTACGAACGATTGTTTTATACTTGCTAAAACCTGCTCTTTCTGAAAGAGCGAAGTTGAAATATTCTTTTTCATCTCAGACTCTTAATTAAATATATAAACTTAAATGTTCGGCAATAGTACTTAATGCGTGAACCGGGAAGAAAGACAGTGCTGCAACGATAAAGATAACGGCAAATGTCATAGCGCCGAATGTTGCAGTATCGGTTTTTAACGTTCCGGCACTTTCCGGAATATATTTCTTTTCAGCAAGCAATCCGGCAATTGCAACCTGTCCGACTATCGGAATAAAACGAGAAAGAATCAATACGATACCACAGGTATAGTTCCAGAACATCGTGTTATCTCCTAATCCTTCGAATCCTGAACCGTTATTGGCTGCACAAGAAGTATATTCATACAACATTTCACTCAACCCATGGAAAGACGGGTTATTCAACCAACCTCCTTCCGATTCTACAAAAGCCGGATTATGAACATATAAATAAGATGCTAAAGCTGTTCCTACCAGAATAACGAACGGATGAAGTAAAGCCACGATCGTTGCGATTTTCATTTCTTTGGCTTCGACTTTCTTTCCTAAAAATTCAGGAGTACGCCCTACCATAAGACCACTGATGAAGACTGCAATGATAATAAATACATAATAGTTCATAAAACCGACGCCGACTCCACCGAACCAAGTGTTGATCTGCATATTCAACATCTCGATCAATCCGCTCAACGGCATCGTACTGTCATGCATACCGTTTACCGAACCATTCGATGTTACAGTTGTGGTAACGCTCCAGAATGCTGTTCCGGCAGCACCCAAACGAACTTCCTTACCTTCCATAGCACCATTTTCCTGGGCTATTCCCATGTTATCGATTGCAGGATTCCCATTCATTTCGTAATAGGTATTAATACCTACCCCGACAATATAAGCAAAGAACATTACGGCAAAAATACTTGCTCCGAACTTTTTCCGTTTCAGATAAAATCCTAAAGCCCATATCATAGCCATCGGAATAATCAATATCGAACAACATTCGAAAATATTGGTCAAGAATGTCGGATTTTCCAACGGATGAGAGGAATTCACTCCGAAATATCCACCTCCATTAGTACCCAATTGCTTAATAGGAACAATTGCTGCGGCAGGTCCTTGCGAAACCATTTGTGTTCCGCCTTCTAATGTATTTACCTCCATTTTTCCGTCAAATCCCATCGGTGTTCCTTCAAGAATCAAAACAAAACCGACAAGTAAGGAAAGAGGTAATAAAATACGTGTACAACTACGTACCAAGAAATACCAGAAGTTCCCGATTGTTTTTGTCGTTTTTGCTGCCATCGCTTTCATTATTCCTGCCATTGCCGCCATACCGGTTGCCGCAGTTATAAATTGGAAAAGCATAATGACAAACAATTGTGTGAAATAAGTCAAACCGCTCTCTCCGCTATAATGCTGAAGATTACAATTTACCATGAAACTGATACATGTATTGAATGCCTGATCAGCCGTCTGGTTAGCATTCCCGTCCGGATTTAACGGCAGCCACTGCTGGGTACACAACAATATCATTCCCCAGAAAAACCAAACTAAATTTAAAACCAATAATGCTTTCAGGAATTGTTTCCAGTTCATTTCTTCTTTCGGATCAACCCCTACCAGCTTATAAATAAAATTTTCTACAGGAGTAAAGAAATCCCAACGACTTTTTTCTCCTTTATATACTTTTGCAATATGTTTCCCCAGCGGATAACTAAATACCAGCAAAATCACAATTTGCAAAACAGATCCTAATATTTCCGTATTCATTTCTATTAACTGTTACGAATTTTAAAACTTTTCGGGATTGACAAGCACATACATCAAATACCCAAACAAAACCAAACTAATAATAAATAAAATTGTGTACATAAAAACTCCTTTCTTTTCAGATTTTCTCAAACCAATCTATACACTTTAAAAAGAGCCAAAAACATGCAGCTCCACTTAAACACATAATAATAAATGATAGCACTTCATTCATATTGTCATTCTTTTTAATTAAACATGCCAGCTTTATAGCGAATGATGTGCCAAAATGGGAAGCAAAATACTACTATACTAAAAATGAACACTTTATATAATTAGGCTATTATAATAAACGGGGTGCAGCCTTTTCAAAATGAAAAGGCTGCACCCCGTTTTGAAAAATATAATTTCACTCTATAACCCGTACTCTTCTATCTTGCGATAAAGGGTAGTCAACCCGATTTTAAGTAATCGAGCCGCTTCGGTTTTATTTCCTTTAGTATATTCGAGAACACGAATAATATGTAGCTTTTCTATTGACGCCAACTCAAAATCAGAACATGAACTACTTCCGATACTCTTGTTTTCACTTATCTGTTGAATATCAATAGGAAGGTCTGTCGATGTCAGAATCTCCCCATTACAAACAATCATACTACGTTCTATTACATTCCTTAATTCCCGTACATTTCCATTCCATGTGTACCGACACAACACCTCATAAAAAGAAGAGTCGATCTTCGGAATCGACATACGTAGTTTCTCAGCGAATGATCGTATAAAACTATCTGCCAATAAAGGAATATCTTCGGGATGTTCTCTTAATGCAGGTAACTGTATCCGAAAAACCGACAGCCTGTAAAAGAGATCTTCCCTAAAACTTCCGTTTTCGATTTCTTGTACCAAATCCCTGTTGGTTGCAGCGATGACCCGGACGTTTACTTTCGTCGGCTTCGTTTCCCCAATCTTTATATATTCTCCTGATTCTAAAATACGAAGTAATTTTGCCTGAAGATCATATGCCATCTCTCCGATCTCATCTAAAAAGATAGTACCATTATCAGCCTCTTCAAATAAACCTTTTTTATCCTTTAATGCCCCGGTAAAAGCTCCAGCTTTATACCCGAACATTTCACTTTCCAATAATTCTTTACTAAAAGCGGAACAATTGACTGCAACAAAAGACTTCTTATTTCTCAAGCTATTTTTATGTATTGCTTGAGCAAACACTTCTTTTCCCGTTCCGGTCTCTCCGGTCAACAATACCGGAACATCGGTCATACTTACTCTCTTGGCCAAAGATACCGCATCTGAAAGCAAACGGGAACTTCCGATAATAGAGTCAAACGAATATTGTCTCTCATCCATTCGGTCTTCTTTATTTACCGACTTATTTTTAGCGGCTTTTTCCGAAGCTTGACTCAATAAAGGTATAATCCGGTTATTATCATCCCCTTTGGTTATATAATCGAATGCACCGTTTTTAATCGCCTGTACACCATCAGAAATATTACCATGTGCCGTCAACAATATCACCTCCGACATAGGAAACTCTTTTTTCAGACGGACAACAAAGTCTACGCCATTCCCATCAGGAAGAAAAACATCACACAACACGACGTCCGGGACAGCTCTTTTCATTTCGGATAAAGCTGTTTTGCAGTCGGCAGCCTGATAAATTTCATAACCTTCTAATTCGAGCATTCTTGCCAATAGCTTCCGTATCTGGTCTTCATCATCGACAATCAATATCTTACCCATCTTTTTTATAAAATTATCTTATAGCCTATTTAAGTTTTACGATAAAGCAAATTTTATCAAGTCTTTTCTCTGCTTGTTCTCTCGTTTTCATTCGTCAGATAGCCATCACTTCATGTAAAAATAAAAAAACATCCTCGAAAGAGACCCTCAAATCTGACCCGAGCAAAATTTAGACAAGCTCTTATCGGCAAATATATATTTTATTTATCTTACTCCCAAATAATCACTTTTATTAGAAAAACCCGACAATTCTTCCTGTTTAAACAAGCCACAAAAAAAACGCTCCGTTTTCGGAGCGTTTTTCTGTATATGCTGTAAATATTATTCAGCACTTTCTGCAGGAGCAGCTTCAGCAGCAGGAGTCTCTTCGACCGGAGCTTCTTCTGTCGCAGCCGCAGCAGCCTCTGCCTCAGCAGCAGCCTTTTCAGCTTTTTTCTTAGCGACAACCTCAGCAATAGCCTTATTAACTTCTTTTTCTGCTTCAAGGCGTTTCTTTGCATCAGCCTGTTTAGCATCGGCAAGCTTAGCCTTTATAGCTTCAACAGCATTTTGTTTGTTTTTCAACCAGGCTTGGAAACGGGTTTCAGCTTCTTCTAAAGAGAATGCACCTTTTTTGACACCGCCTAACAAGTGTTTTTTCATCAACACGCCTTGTGCAGACAAGATATTACGAGTTGTATCGGTGGGTTGAGCACCGGTTTGAAGCCAATACAAAGCTCTTTCGAAATCCAAATTTATTGTAGCAGGATTAGTGTTCGGATTATAAGAACCTATCCTTTCAATAAACTTACCATCACGTGGTGCCCTGCTATCGGCGATTACAATGTGATAGAACGGATAACCTTTACGACCGTGTCTCTGTAATCTAATTTTAGTTGCCATTTGAAATTTTTTAAATTGTTATTACTTGCATTAGCGGCGCAAAGGTACGTTAAATGTTTCAATATACAAAATATTTACTTTAAGAAACTTCCTTAATCCATAAAATTTACCTATTCTGAAAACAAATATACCTTTATTATATAAGAGTCGGTCGTACAAATGTACGACCGACTCTAAGCCTTCCAAATTTTTATTAGACTTTCTAAAAAACTTATGATCAATTTTACTCAGAAAGGCTCTAAAATCCCAAACAAAATTTAAAGTTCATCATCATACAGGAATACAAAAATGACATAAAATTGCAATGAAATTGTAGTAAAAAAGATAAAAATATATGCTATCTTTGTAAAATAAATGAACAGACTACGGGAAATAGTCTCTTGTCCAAATAAACCTTCGTTTAATTGGACAGTCTAAATAAAAGTTGTATATGGTAAATACAGAACTTTATCTTATTCATGCATAGATAATTGTTCTGAACAATTGAAGAATGTGTTTTAGATTTTAAAGGGATGATAAAAACGAACGATTGTTTGGATAGGATGAAAAAAATCAAAATACCTGTTCCTTTTGTTTCTCTTCCCCTTTTTTATTTAAACCCAAATTAAAATTTAAAAGTATTTTTATTTACTAACCAAAATAAAACGATTATGAAAAAAACTACTTTTTTTAAATCTCTATTAGTAACAGCACTCACTCTCTTCGGAAGTAAATCTTTCGCAGACAATTATGTGCAAATTACTTCAATGGATGAACTTACCACTGGATCTTATGTTGTTGTCGGTGGGACATCTTCTAATGCTATGTCTACTACCCAGTCAACAACAAAAAACCCTTATATGGAAATCGAAGCTGTAAGTATAGAGGGAGATAAAATTACCAACCCTGATGCATCTGTTATTTGGACAATCACAAAAGATAATGACGGGACTTTCTCTCTTTCAGCAAACGGACAATACATCAGTTCTAATGGTTCAGAGAATTCAGCCAAATTAATTGACGCTATCGCCAATACAGCAAAATACAACGTTACTATTAATGGAGGAAAATTTAAATTCAACAACATTGAACCTAACGAAAGATTTTTGCAATATAATGCTTCGGCCAAAAGATTTGCATGTTATAAAAGTACTTCTAATCAACAAGACCTGCAATTGTTTAAATTAGAAGTGATAGAAGAAAATACTACTGCTGTACCAAGCATCACTCCTCTTAGCGGTACATATTACACCGAACAAGAAGTTTCTATGACATGTGAAACTGCCGATGCAAAAATCTATTATACGACAAACGGTGATGTACCGACTGCAGAATCAACTCCTTACACTACACCGTTCAAAGTTTCTACTACTACGACCATCAAAGCAATCGCGATAGCCGACGGTTTAAAAGCAAGTAGTGTAAAAGAAGTGGTTTTAACTTTCCCAATCGCTACTGAAGTAGCTAACATCGCAGAATTCATGTCCACAGCAACTGAAGGGGACGCTGTTTACAAAATTACCGGTCCTGTAACTGTAGTTTATCAAAACGGCATAAACCTTTATATACAAGA contains:
- the kdpF gene encoding K(+)-transporting ATPase subunit F, which produces MYTILFIISLVLFGYLMYVLVNPEKF
- a CDS encoding 30S ribosomal protein S16; protein product: MATKIRLQRHGRKGYPFYHIVIADSRAPRDGKFIERIGSYNPNTNPATINLDFERALYWLQTGAQPTDTTRNILSAQGVLMKKHLLGGVKKGAFSLEEAETRFQAWLKNKQNAVEAIKAKLADAKQADAKKRLEAEKEVNKAIAEVVAKKKAEKAAAEAEAAAAATEEAPVEETPAAEAAPAESAE
- the kdpA gene encoding potassium-transporting ATPase subunit KdpA → MNTEILGSVLQIVILLVFSYPLGKHIAKVYKGEKSRWDFFTPVENFIYKLVGVDPKEEMNWKQFLKALLVLNLVWFFWGMILLCTQQWLPLNPDGNANQTADQAFNTCISFMVNCNLQHYSGESGLTYFTQLFVIMLFQFITAATGMAAMAGIMKAMAAKTTKTIGNFWYFLVRSCTRILLPLSLLVGFVLILEGTPMGFDGKMEVNTLEGGTQMVSQGPAAAIVPIKQLGTNGGGYFGVNSSHPLENPTFLTNIFECCSILIIPMAMIWALGFYLKRKKFGASIFAVMFFAYIVGVGINTYYEMNGNPAIDNMGIAQENGAMEGKEVRLGAAGTAFWSVTTTVTSNGSVNGMHDSTMPLSGLIEMLNMQINTWFGGVGVGFMNYYVFIIIAVFISGLMVGRTPEFLGKKVEAKEMKIATIVALLHPFVILVGTALASYLYVHNPAFVESEGGWLNNPSFHGLSEMLYEYTSCAANNGSGFEGLGDNTMFWNYTCGIVLILSRFIPIVGQVAIAGLLAEKKYIPESAGTLKTDTATFGAMTFAVIFIVAALSFFPVHALSTIAEHLSLYI
- a CDS encoding sigma-54-dependent transcriptional regulator, yielding MGKILIVDDEDQIRKLLARMLELEGYEIYQAADCKTALSEMKRAVPDVVLCDVFLPDGNGVDFVVRLKKEFPMSEVILLTAHGNISDGVQAIKNGAFDYITKGDDNNRIIPLLSQASEKAAKNKSVNKEDRMDERQYSFDSIIGSSRLLSDAVSLAKRVSMTDVPVLLTGETGTGKEVFAQAIHKNSLRNKKSFVAVNCSAFSKELLESEMFGYKAGAFTGALKDKKGLFEEADNGTIFLDEIGEMAYDLQAKLLRILESGEYIKIGETKPTKVNVRVIAATNRDLVQEIENGSFREDLFYRLSVFRIQLPALREHPEDIPLLADSFIRSFAEKLRMSIPKIDSSFYEVLCRYTWNGNVRELRNVIERSMIVCNGEILTSTDLPIDIQQISENKSIGSSSCSDFELASIEKLHIIRVLEYTKGNKTEAARLLKIGLTTLYRKIEEYGL
- the kdpB gene encoding potassium-transporting ATPase subunit KdpB; the protein is MKKNISTSLFQKEQVLASIKQSFVKLDPRMMIKNPIMFTVEVVTLLMLPITFYSLVDPTQGSFGYNMTLFIILFVTLLFANFAEAIAEARGKAQADSLRKTREETPAKRLSGDKIKVVPSSELKKGDIFLCEAGDVIPADGEIIEGLASIDESAITGESAPVIREAGGDKSSVTGGTKVLSDVIKVLVTSRPGESFLDKMIALVEGASRKKTPNEIALTILLAGFTLVFVIVCVTLKPFADYSGATIAVGSLIALFVCLIPTTIGGLLSAIGIAGMDRALRANVITKSGKAVETAGDIDTLLLDKTGTITIGNRKATKMYCTDASVDFKTFVSWCVLSSLSDETPEGKSIVELGKGLDVNASRQGMMVERMIRFTAETKCSGVDMKDGMQIRKGSFDAIRTITTQAGYTFPKDAEELVNVISSNGGTPLVVSVDRKVVGVIELQDIIKPGIQERFERLRKMGVKTVMVTGDNPLTAKYIAAKAGVDDYIAEAKPEDKMEYIKKEQNSGKLVAMMGDGTNDAPALAQANVGVAMNSGTQAAKEAGNMVDLDNDPTKLIEIVEIGKQLLMTRGTLTTFSIANDVAKYFAIVPALFMIAIPQLAALNIMNLHSPETAILSAVIFNALIIPALIPLALKGVTYKPIGASALLRRNLLIYGLGGIIVPFIGIKLIDMFVSLFF